The Triticum aestivum cultivar Chinese Spring chromosome 7B, IWGSC CS RefSeq v2.1, whole genome shotgun sequence genome window below encodes:
- the LOC123161949 gene encoding NAC domain-containing protein 22-like has protein sequence MERRGGAAAPSLELPGFRFHPTEEELLEFYLKHHVTSSSKNHQVRAPFDIIPTVHLYRHDPWDLPGLAAIASEREWYFFVPRDGARKHAASGGGGGGRPSRTTERGFWKATGSDRAVRCAADPKRLVGLKKTLVYYQGRAPRGTKTDWVMNEYRLPDLAGAGAGEQQDVVLCKVYRKAVSLKELEQRVAMEELARARSSPPTATASRSLSHCSAGSPDVSSAASELGGRPPRGRRAAPRGEEGGGRGGGEAGGDAAAAAGDGEGRRGRRAGVDAGPLPDAAEEPLDGGPLLVSLLRRQRPQLLVWNQKIITPTNH, from the coding sequence ATGGagcggcgaggaggagcggcggcgcCGTCGCTGGAGCTGCCGGGGTTCCGCTTCCACCCcacggaggaggagctgctggagtTCTACCTCAAGCACCACGTCACCAGCAGCAGCAAGAATCATCAGGTCAGGGCGCCGTTCGACATCATCCCCACGGTGCACCTGTACCGGCACGACCCCTGGGACCTCCCGGGGCTGGCCGCCATCGCCAGCGAGCGGGAGTGGTACTTCTTCGTGCCCCGCGACGGCGCCCGGAAGCacgcggcgtccggcggcggcggcggcgggcgcccgAGCCGCACCACGGAGCGCGGGTTCTGGAAGGCCACGGGGTCCGACCGCGCCGTGCGCTGCGCCGCCGACCCCAAGCGCCTCGTCGGGCTCAAGAAGACGCTCGTCTACTACCAGGGCCGCGCGCCGCGGGGCACCAAGACCGACTGGGTCATGAACGAGTACCGGCTGCCCGACcttgccggcgccggcgccggcgagcagCAGGACGTGGTGCTCTGCAAGGTGTACCGCAAGGCCGTCTCGCTCAAGGAGCTGGAGCAGCGGGTGGCCATGGAGGAGCTCGCGCGCGCGCGCTCCTCCCCGCCCACCGCCACGGCGTCCCGCTCCCTCTCCCACTGCAGCGCCGGCTCGCCCGACGTCTCGTCCGCCGCGTCGGAGCTCGGAGGTCGCCCACCACGAGGCCGCCGTGCAGCACCACGGGGTGAAGAAGGAGGAGGCCGTGGCGGTGGCGAGGCCGGAGGCGATGCGGCTGCCGCAGCTGgagacggcgaggggcggcgggggcggcgggctggAGTGGATGCAGGACCCCTTCCTGACGCAGCTGAGGAGCCCCTGGATGGAGGGCCTCTGCTTGTCTCCCTACTACGGCGCCAGCGTCCTCAACTTCTAGTGTGGAACCAAAAAATTATTACTCCTACTAATCACTAG